Proteins encoded together in one Solanum lycopersicum chromosome 7, SLM_r2.1 window:
- the FBA6 gene encoding fructose-bisphosphate aldolase — protein sequence MSAFVGKYAEELIKNAKYIATPGKGILAADESTGTIGKRLSSINVENIEPNRQALRELLFTSPNALPYLSGVILFEETLYQSTSDGKPFVELLQENHVVPGIKVDKGTVDLAGTNGETTTQGFDSLGARCAQYYKAGARFAKWRAVLKIGATEPSELSIQQNAQGLARYAIICQENGLVPIVEPEILTDGNHDIKKCAAATETVLAAVYKALNDQHVLLEGTLLKPNMVTPGSDSPKVAAEVIAEYTVTALRRTVPPAVPGIVFLSGGQSEEEATVNLNAMNKLEVLKPWTLSFSFGRALQQSTLKTWGGKKENVGKAQEAFLTRCKANSDATLGKYTGGSGSGAASESLFVKGYKY from the exons ATGTCTGCCTTTGTGGGAAAATATGCCG AGGAACTTATCAAGAATGCCAAGTACATAGCAACGCCAGGGAAAGGTATTTTGGCAGCAGATGAAAGCACTGGCACTATTGGAAAACGTTTATCAAGCATTAATGTTGAAAACATTGAACCAAATCGTCAAGCACTTCGTGAACTCCTTTTCACTTCACCAAATGCTCTTCCTTACCTCTCTGGTGTTATTCTCTTTGAAGAAACACTTTACCAAAGCACTTCTGATGGAAAGCCGTTTGTTGAACTTCTTCAAGAGAACCATGTTGTTCCTGGGATTAAGGTTGACAAGGGTACCGTGGATTTGGCTGGGACCAATGGTGAGACCACAACTCAAGGTTTCGACTCGTTGGGTGCACGTTGTGCACAGTACTACAAAGCAG GTGCTCGTTTTGCCAAATGGAGAGCTGTGTTGAAAATTGGGGCTACTGAGCCTTCAGAATTGTCCATTCAGCAAAATGCTCAGGGGCTAGCTCGTTACGCGATAATTTGCCAAGAAAACGGACTTGTGCCAATTGTGGAGCCAGAAATTCTGACAGATGGAAATCATGATATCAAGAAATGTGCAGCAGCCACTGAAACTGTTCTTGCTGCTGTTTATAAGGCACTCAATGACCAGCATGTTCTTCTTGAAGGAACACTTTTGAAGCCTAACATGGTCACCCCTGGCTCTGATAGCCCCAAG GTTGCAGCAGAAGTAATAGCAGAGTACACGGTCACAGCCCTGCGCCGGACCGTGCCACCAGCAGTGCCAGGGATAGTGTTCTTATCAGGAGGACAGAGTGAGGAAGAGGCAACAGTGAACTTAAATGCAATGAACAAATTGGAAGTGCTTAAGCCATGGACACTGTCATTTTCATTTGGAAGAGCTCTTCAGCAAAGTACCCTCAAGACTTGGggtggaaaaaaagaaaatgttggCAAAGCTCAAGAGGCATTTTTGACAAGGTGCAAGGCTAATTCAGATGCAACACTTGGAAAGTATACAGGTGGAAGTGGAAGTGGTGCTGCTTCTGAGAGTCTGTTTGTTAAAGGTTACAAATATTAG
- the LOC101261047 gene encoding uncharacterized protein At1g08160-like, which produces MTSSESISFFSPEYSTPRMFPLTPSPTPTPAPTYKRGGPSPMSQIIMAKQALNQPLTPEMSHEIKSKPIVQYVVPRQRRRTNPAVWCAAILCMMFCLLLILFGIGTLVIFLSIKPRNPVFDTSNASLNVIYLDSPKYMNGDFTFIANFTNPNKKLDVRFEHLVIELFFSDSLIATQVVQPFSQRQRETRLVQVHMISSLVYLPPISAFKLQKQVLSNRVVYNIRGTFKVRVNIGLIHYSYWLHGRCQLEMTGPPTGALITHSCRTKR; this is translated from the coding sequence ATGACTTCCTCAGAGAGCATAAGTTTCTTTTCTCCTGAATATAGTACACCTAGGATGTTTCCTCTAACACCgtcaccaacaccaacaccagcaccaacTTATAAACGTGGCGGTCCATCGCCTATGAGCCAAATCATCATGGCAAAACAAGCCCTCAATCAACCTTTGACACCAGAAATGTCACATGAAATCAAAAGTAAACCAATAGTACAATATGTCGTGCCACGACAACGAAGACGTACAAATCCTGCAGTATGGTGTGCTGCAATACTATGCATGATGTTCTGTCTACTACTAATATTATTTGGTATTGGAACTTTAGTCATTTTTCTATCAATCAAACCAAGAAATCCAGTTTTTGATACATCAAATGCTAGTCTAAATGTTATATACTTAGACTCACCTAAGTATATGAATGGTGACTTCACATTTATAGCAAATTTCACCAATCCAAACAAGAAACTTGATGTGAGATTTGAGCATTTGGTCATTGAACTTTTTTTCTCAGATAGCTTAATAGCAACACAAGTTGTTCAACCATTCAGTCAGAGGCAACGCGAAACGCGATTAGTACAAGTTCACATGATATCTAGCTTGGTTTATTTGCCACCAATTTCAGCCTTCAAACTACAAAAACAGGTACTTAGCAACAGAGTTGTTTATAACATCAGAGGAACTTTTAAGGTCAGAGTGAATATTGGCCTAATTCATTACTCTTATTGGTTACATGGGAGATGTCAATTAGAGATGACAGGTCCACCTACTGGTGCTCTTATTACACATAGTTGTAGAACAAagagatga
- the LOC101268886 gene encoding 25S rRNA (uridine(2634)-N(3))-methyltransferase: MAEVEENPKVINEEDEYKEEEKIIQHYSSFHRILLVGDGDFSFSLCLAQFFGSASNIVASSLQLYDEVIKMYKNGQSNLEKLKSLGGTVLHGVDATEIQLHTDLSNQKFDRIIYNFPHAGFYGSEDRDHVIQMHKNLVGSFFGSAKKMLRVDGQIHVTHKIAPPYDRWDLVGLGWRNSLICIECADFKIENYPGYNNKRGAGSKCDEPFHLGECNTFKFIFNPSLKNVPRTKHKKRFLHAPSQNLQNAPNSISPPFYSFQQPLSWTDSRNSPTCVINCMHRFPSYAYQNFQKVPNSPIYSFQHQQSWIDSRNSPTCVINGINSSPNYAYQNFQKVPNSISPPIYSFRPSYVNDVNDFPSHVGLPARHDSRSELFRIFKKYFTYIQETFGRVDTNVEDSVCRALHHGAVMFRDETGRPPGDYLETLEELHCWCRSRILNLQQRFIEG; encoded by the exons ATGGCGGAAGTAGAAGAAAACCCAAAAGTGATCaatgaagaagatgaatataaagaagaagagaaaattattCAACATTACTCTTCATTTCATCGGATACTCTTAGTGGGTGATGGagatttctctttttctctctgtTTAGCTCAGTTTTTTGGTTCTGCATCGAATATTGTTGCTTCGTCTTTACAATTATATG ATGAAGTGATCAAAATGTACAAGAATGGGCAATCGAACTTGGAAAAGCTGAAATCTTTGGGAGGAACTGTGTTGCATGGTGTGGATGCAACTGAAATACAGCTTCATACTGATCTCAGTAACCAGAAATTTGATAGGATTATCTATAATTTTCCTCATGCAGGGTTTTATGGCAGTGAAGATCGTGATCATGTAATACA AATGCACAAGAATCTTGTGGGAAGTTTTTTTGGGAGTGCCAAGAAAATGTTGCGAGTTGATGGTCAAATTCATGTAACACATAAAATTGCTCCTCCATATGACCGTTGGGATCTTGTTGGACTTGGATGGAGAAACTCCTTGATTTGTATCGAATGTGCTGATTTCAAGATTGAAAATTACCCGGGTTACAACAATAAAAGAGGAGCTGGTTCAAAATGTGATGAGCCTTTTCATTTGGGTGAGTGCAATACCTTCAAGTTTATATTCAACCCATCTCTGAAGAATGTGCCAAGAACAAAACACAAGAAACGCTTTTTACATGCGCCATCTCAGAATCTTCAAAATGCCCCCAACTCCATAAGTCCTCCGTTTTACTCCTTCCAGCAGCCACTAAGTTGGACTGACAGTAGAAATTCTCCAACTTGTGTCATCAATTGCATGCACCGTTTTCCAAGTTATGCATATCAGAACTTTCAAAAAGTTCCCAACTCTCCGATTTACTCCTTCCAACATCAACAAAGTTGGATTGACAGTAGAAATTCTCCAACTTGTGTCATCAATGGCATTAACAGTTCTCCAAATTATGCATATCAGAACTTCCAAAAAGTTCCCAACTCCATAAGTCCTCCTATTTACTCCTTCCGTCCATCTTATGTGAATGACGTGAATGATTTTCCAAGTCATGTTGGTTTACCTGCAAGGCATGACTCCAGAAGTGAACTTTTCAGGATCTTTAAAAAGTATTTCACTTATATTCAAGAAACATTTGGAAGAGTGGACACTAATGTTGAAGATTCAGTTTGTCGAGCTCTACATCATGGTGCTGTGATGTTCAGGGATGAGACCGGGAGGCCCCCTGGAGATTACTTGGAAACTTTGGAAGAGCTTCATTGTTGGTGCCGGTCAAGAATTCTGAATTTACAACAGAGATTCATCGAAGGCTGA
- the LOC138337569 gene encoding heavy metal-associated isoprenylated plant protein 16-like: MKKKIVIDITLNSDNRLSKAMQIAVKCAGILSVNSDKEKGHLVVIGIGVDFFKLMKCIKKKFNCARIVSVEEVKLEKKPDPKPQPVCYPNPCVQHYPVCRPVYDSPTPNCTTM, encoded by the exons ATGAAG AAAAAGATTGTGATCGATATAACTCTCAACTCTGATAATCGTTTATCAAAGGCTATGCAAATTGCTGTAAAATGTGCAG GGATACTATCGGTTAATTCAGATAAAGAAAAAGGGCATTTGGTGGTAATTGGAATCGGTGtcgatttttttaaattgatgaaatgtataaagaaaaaattcaacTGTGCTCGTATTGTAAGCGTAGAAGAAGTCAAACTCGAAAAGAAACCTGACCCGAAACCACAACCAGTTTGCTATCCAAACCCATGTGTGCAACATTATCCAGTATGCCGACCCGTTTATGATTCCCCTACTCCAAATTGCACCACCatgtaa